A part of Prevotella melaninogenica genomic DNA contains:
- a CDS encoding LutC/YkgG family protein, with amino-acid sequence MNKEDLFSKLRRNTKEQFDMPEKSIEGIKYQDVVQQFIEMSHTVGCEVIEAQAEDDINKLIQKAYPNAKVLASNVRGIKADLNPDTVSKAQDLNGTDVGIIQGEIAVAENGCVWVPQTMKERVVCFISENLVILVQRNNIVNNMHEAYKKINMTDYGYGCFISGPSKTADIEQALVMGAQAARGVTVIIMG; translated from the coding sequence ATGAATAAAGAAGATTTATTTAGCAAATTACGACGTAATACAAAAGAACAATTTGATATGCCTGAAAAGTCTATTGAGGGTATTAAATATCAAGATGTAGTACAGCAATTCATTGAGATGAGTCATACTGTGGGTTGTGAAGTCATTGAGGCACAAGCTGAAGATGATATTAATAAACTGATACAAAAGGCTTATCCTAATGCCAAGGTGTTGGCTTCAAATGTACGAGGAATAAAGGCAGACCTTAATCCTGACACTGTTTCAAAGGCACAAGACCTCAATGGAACAGATGTGGGAATCATTCAGGGAGAAATTGCTGTAGCAGAAAATGGATGTGTATGGGTGCCACAAACAATGAAAGAAAGAGTTGTTTGTTTCATCTCAGAAAACCTTGTAATTCTCGTTCAACGTAACAATATCGTCAATAATATGCATGAAGCATATAAAAAGATAAACATGACAGACTATGGTTACGGATGTTTTATATCTGGTCCAAGCAAAACAGCCGATATCGAACAAGCACTTGTTATGGGAGCACAGGCTGCTCGTGGGGTTACAGTTATAATAATGGGTTAA
- a CDS encoding AMP-binding protein has translation MEKIPSFNELIEKSIIEYWDLDALTDYKGKTLQYHDVARKIEKLHIMFEASGVQRGDKIALCGRNSSAWAAAFLAVLTYGAVAVPILHEFMPEQIHNIVNHSDAKLLFVGDVVVTQVDAMKMPNLEGIIYIPDYSLVVSRTEKLTYAREHLNEEFGRRYPKYFRPEHIHYYREQSPDELALINYTSGTTGRSKGVMLPYRSLWSNADFAKHVLGHVIKPGDNVISILPMAHMYGMSFEFIYEFLSGVHIYYLTRIPSPAIISQALQEVKPVIMIAVPLVIEKIIRKKVFPKIQNNRMRLLLNMPVISKKVRAKIREQVYQAFGGNLYEIIIGGAALNGEIESFLRRIDFPYTVGYGATECGPIICYRDWHTFKQGSCGQAALHQEVRINSSDPVNIPGEILTKGPNVLLGYYKNEADTGQTIDADGWFHTGDLGLMDEDGNVFIKGRSKNMLLGSNGQNIYPEEIEDKLNSMPLVAECLVIQSGEKLIALVHPDYDEAQNLGLNAEDLQKIMDENRIQLNTIVPAYCKVSEIRIQEDEFEKTPKKSIKRFLYTE, from the coding sequence ATGGAAAAGATTCCGAGTTTTAACGAATTGATAGAAAAGAGCATTATAGAATATTGGGACCTTGATGCTCTAACCGATTATAAGGGCAAGACCCTTCAATATCATGATGTTGCAAGAAAGATTGAAAAACTGCACATTATGTTTGAGGCAAGTGGTGTGCAACGTGGTGATAAGATAGCACTCTGTGGAAGAAATTCTTCTGCATGGGCTGCTGCATTCCTTGCAGTACTCACATACGGTGCTGTTGCTGTGCCTATCTTACATGAGTTCATGCCAGAGCAGATTCATAATATTGTCAATCACTCAGACGCAAAGCTCCTCTTTGTAGGTGATGTTGTGGTGACACAGGTTGACGCAATGAAGATGCCTAATTTGGAGGGAATTATTTATATACCTGATTATTCTTTGGTGGTAAGTCGTACAGAAAAGTTGACTTACGCACGCGAACATCTCAATGAGGAATTCGGACGTCGTTATCCAAAGTATTTCCGTCCAGAGCATATCCACTACTATCGTGAGCAGAGTCCAGACGAACTTGCTCTGATTAATTATACCAGTGGAACGACTGGTCGGTCTAAGGGTGTAATGCTTCCATATCGTTCTTTATGGAGTAATGCCGATTTTGCTAAGCACGTTTTAGGTCATGTTATCAAGCCAGGAGATAACGTTATTAGTATTCTTCCAATGGCTCACATGTATGGAATGTCATTTGAATTTATCTATGAGTTCCTCTCAGGAGTTCATATTTACTATTTGACACGTATCCCTTCTCCAGCGATTATCTCTCAAGCACTTCAAGAGGTAAAGCCTGTCATTATGATTGCTGTACCTTTGGTTATTGAAAAGATTATTCGTAAGAAGGTGTTCCCAAAGATTCAGAACAACCGTATGCGTCTCTTGTTGAATATGCCAGTTATCAGCAAGAAGGTACGTGCAAAGATTCGTGAGCAGGTATATCAAGCATTTGGGGGTAACCTCTATGAGATTATTATTGGTGGAGCTGCACTCAATGGTGAGATAGAGTCATTCCTACGTCGTATTGATTTTCCATATACAGTAGGTTATGGTGCTACAGAATGTGGTCCGATTATCTGTTATCGAGATTGGCATACCTTTAAGCAGGGTTCTTGTGGTCAGGCTGCTTTGCATCAAGAAGTTCGAATCAATAGTTCTGATCCGGTGAACATACCAGGGGAGATTTTGACAAAAGGTCCTAACGTCCTTTTGGGTTACTATAAGAATGAGGCGGACACAGGTCAGACGATTGATGCTGATGGTTGGTTTCATACGGGTGACCTCGGTTTGATGGATGAGGATGGTAATGTCTTTATCAAGGGCCGTTCTAAAAATATGCTTTTGGGTAGCAACGGACAGAATATTTACCCAGAGGAGATAGAAGATAAGCTTAATTCTATGCCTCTCGTAGCTGAGTGTTTGGTTATTCAGAGCGGGGAAAAGCTTATTGCTTTGGTGCATCCTGATTATGATGAAGCTCAGAACTTAGGGCTTAATGCAGAAGATCTACAAAAAATTATGGATGAAAACCGCATTCAGTTGAATACGATAGTCCCAGCTTACTGTAAGGTTTCTGAGATACGTATTCAAGAAGATGAGTTTGAGAAAACGCCAAAGAAGTCTATCAAGCGATTCTTATACACGGAATAA
- a CDS encoding (Fe-S)-binding protein yields the protein MRVGLFIPCYVDALYPQVGVATYKLLRKLKLDVVYPEHQTCCGQPMANGGFQRMSNHLAGCFEDKFKDFDYVVTPSVSCAAFVRVNYPQILDHECQTPKKTLELVEFLHDVLKVKELPGSFPHVVSVHNSCHGVRELNLSTPSELQEKPANKIVELLKLKGGITVKEPDRKDECCGFGGMFAVEESYISTAMGNDKVKRHMETGAEFITGSDSSCLMHMQGVAGKNHYPIKFMHVAEILAAGL from the coding sequence ATGAGAGTTGGTCTCTTTATTCCATGTTACGTCGATGCACTTTATCCACAAGTAGGCGTAGCAACTTATAAGCTTTTGAGAAAGCTTAAATTAGATGTAGTCTATCCTGAACATCAGACATGTTGTGGACAACCGATGGCAAATGGTGGATTTCAACGTATGTCTAATCACCTTGCTGGTTGTTTTGAGGATAAGTTTAAAGACTTCGATTATGTTGTAACACCGAGTGTTTCTTGTGCTGCTTTTGTACGCGTCAATTATCCACAAATACTTGATCATGAATGTCAGACACCTAAAAAGACGTTGGAATTAGTAGAGTTCCTGCATGATGTTTTGAAAGTAAAGGAACTTCCTGGTAGTTTCCCTCATGTGGTATCTGTACATAATTCATGCCATGGTGTACGTGAGTTAAATCTTAGTACGCCTTCAGAACTACAAGAAAAACCAGCAAATAAGATTGTTGAGCTATTGAAACTCAAGGGCGGTATCACGGTTAAAGAACCTGACCGCAAGGATGAATGTTGTGGCTTTGGTGGTATGTTTGCTGTCGAAGAATCTTATATTAGCACTGCTATGGGTAATGACAAAGTGAAACGTCACATGGAAACAGGGGCAGAATTTATCACGGGCTCGGATAGTTCATGCTTAATGCACATGCAGGGAGTAGCAGGAAAGAACCACTATCCTATTAAGTTCATGCATGTAGCTGAGATTTTAGCTGCAGGGTTATGA
- the gcvH gene encoding glycine cleavage system protein GcvH: protein MAKVIEGLYYSESHEYVKVVGGAGYIGITDYAQHALGNIVYVDMPEVDDDIEVDEDFGAIESVKAASDLKAPVSGKVIEVNEALEDEPDLLNKDAYENWIIKVELTDTSELKNLMDAKGYEAFCAD from the coding sequence ATGGCAAAAGTAATTGAAGGACTCTACTATTCAGAGTCACATGAGTATGTTAAAGTAGTAGGCGGAGCTGGATATATCGGTATTACCGATTATGCACAACATGCATTAGGAAACATTGTTTATGTTGATATGCCAGAGGTGGATGATGACATTGAAGTAGACGAAGATTTCGGTGCTATTGAGAGTGTTAAAGCCGCTTCCGACCTCAAGGCTCCTGTATCAGGCAAGGTCATTGAAGTCAATGAGGCTTTAGAAGATGAACCAGACCTCCTTAATAAGGATGCATACGAAAACTGGATTATTAAAGTTGAACTTACAGATACTTCTGAACTAAAGAATCTTATGGATGCCAAGGGTTATGAGGCTTTCTGTGCAGATTAG
- the gcvPB gene encoding aminomethyl-transferring glycine dehydrogenase subunit GcvPB, which translates to MNNKLYGNLIFELSHPGRRAYSLPENRFGHHSLPDFCKREKNAELPECDELTVIRHYTNHSENNFGVDNGFYPLGSCTMKYNPVINEEIASMPSFTSLHPQQPAETVQGALEVEYNIQRALASITGMADVTLNPYAGAHGELTGLMLIASYHQQRGDTKRTKVIVPDSAHGTNPASAAVCGFEIVEVKSTADGLVDVKDLKPLLGDDIAGMMMTNPNTLGLFEKDIPEIAKLIHDCGGLLYYDGANLNPLLGAARPGDMGFDVIHLNLHKTFSTPHGGGGPGAGPVGVCEKLIPFLPKPHVRKTEDGFVIDNPDTTGEFSSANIRISGYLGNFLVILRAYTYILTLGKKHLKEVGPFATLNANYIKECLKDVYELPIDTLCKHEFVFDGLKDKSTGITTMDVAKRLLDYGYHAPTIYFPLLFHEAMMIEPTETESKDTIDGFIEVMHTIAKEAQENPELVKGAPYDTPIGRVDDVLAAKHPILTYRQLINDMQEDV; encoded by the coding sequence ATGAACAATAAACTATATGGAAATCTGATATTTGAATTGTCACATCCGGGAAGAAGAGCTTACAGTCTCCCAGAGAATCGTTTTGGACATCATTCTTTACCCGACTTCTGCAAACGAGAGAAAAATGCAGAACTACCTGAATGTGACGAATTGACGGTTATACGGCATTATACAAACCATAGTGAAAATAACTTTGGCGTTGATAATGGCTTTTATCCTTTGGGTTCTTGTACGATGAAGTATAACCCTGTCATTAATGAAGAGATAGCATCAATGCCATCTTTTACATCTCTTCATCCACAACAGCCAGCTGAAACTGTTCAGGGCGCATTGGAAGTGGAATACAATATCCAACGTGCACTTGCATCTATTACAGGTATGGCGGATGTTACACTCAACCCATACGCAGGTGCTCATGGTGAGTTAACTGGCTTGATGCTTATCGCATCTTATCATCAACAGCGTGGTGACACGAAACGTACAAAGGTTATCGTACCAGACTCGGCTCATGGTACTAACCCCGCCTCTGCTGCAGTATGTGGATTTGAGATTGTGGAAGTAAAAAGTACAGCTGACGGTCTTGTTGATGTTAAAGACTTAAAACCTCTCTTAGGCGACGACATTGCTGGCATGATGATGACAAATCCTAACACCTTAGGGCTCTTTGAGAAAGATATTCCGGAGATTGCAAAACTCATACATGATTGTGGCGGTCTGCTATATTATGATGGTGCAAACCTCAACCCATTGTTAGGTGCAGCACGCCCTGGTGACATGGGATTTGATGTTATTCACCTCAACCTTCATAAAACATTCTCCACACCTCATGGTGGAGGTGGTCCCGGTGCTGGTCCTGTTGGTGTCTGCGAAAAGTTGATACCATTCCTACCAAAGCCTCATGTAAGAAAGACGGAGGATGGATTTGTGATTGATAATCCAGATACTACAGGAGAGTTCTCAAGTGCAAACATCCGCATTAGTGGCTATCTCGGTAACTTCCTCGTTATACTTCGTGCCTATACATACATTCTTACACTTGGCAAAAAGCATCTCAAGGAGGTTGGACCATTTGCAACTCTAAATGCAAACTACATCAAGGAATGTCTGAAAGATGTTTATGAACTTCCTATTGACACCCTTTGCAAGCATGAGTTTGTATTCGATGGTCTGAAGGATAAGAGTACAGGTATTACAACGATGGATGTTGCAAAACGTTTACTCGATTATGGTTATCATGCTCCAACAATATACTTCCCACTGCTGTTCCATGAGGCAATGATGATTGAGCCAACAGAAACAGAGAGTAAGGACACGATTGATGGCTTTATCGAGGTTATGCATACCATTGCCAAGGAGGCTCAAGAAAATCCGGAACTTGTAAAGGGAGCACCATACGACACCCCTATTGGACGTGTAGATGACGTACTCGCTGCCAAGCATCCAATTCTTACTTATCGTCAGCTTATCAACGATATGCAAGAAGATGTATAG
- a CDS encoding 4Fe-4S binding protein, producing the protein MNKLQQIFLLFACILVLAVAAVQRDGKLLGNRVFSSDKKDVKNKIDTLRTLDDGTVVINTTYLAKNIKGFGGTVPLEIYLKKGKVQQVKALHNSETPEFFHEVSGLLERWNGKTTEQALAMKVDGVTGATYSSNAIIANMKLGLQYASKNVKEISLFDKLDLRAKTIIGFIVVLMAAIIPLLVKDRRYRIFQLLLNFVVLGLWGGTFLSWSVLVGFMSGGINVWISLIPIIMMITAFVYPLFGKKKYYCTYVCPLGSVQELAGMVNHNKWKMSKRMAQYLEHFRKILFWILMFLMLAGVWSQWMDYELFVAFVFNSATWVTLLLAVAFILLSFFVPRPYCRFVCPMGSFLKLPTTKISKWI; encoded by the coding sequence ATGAATAAATTACAACAGATATTTTTACTATTTGCTTGCATATTAGTTTTGGCAGTAGCAGCAGTACAACGAGATGGAAAATTGTTGGGTAATCGTGTTTTCAGTAGTGATAAGAAAGACGTAAAGAATAAGATTGATACCCTACGAACATTGGATGATGGTACTGTCGTTATTAATACTACTTATTTAGCAAAGAATATAAAAGGTTTTGGAGGCACTGTTCCTTTGGAGATTTATTTGAAAAAAGGAAAAGTTCAACAAGTGAAAGCTTTACATAATTCTGAGACACCAGAATTCTTTCACGAAGTTAGTGGATTGTTAGAACGTTGGAATGGTAAAACAACAGAGCAGGCTTTGGCAATGAAAGTGGATGGTGTGACGGGCGCTACCTACTCCTCAAATGCCATTATTGCTAACATGAAATTGGGTTTGCAGTATGCTTCCAAGAATGTGAAAGAAATCTCTCTCTTTGATAAATTGGATTTACGAGCAAAAACAATTATAGGTTTTATAGTTGTTCTTATGGCAGCTATTATCCCTTTGCTTGTTAAAGATAGGCGTTATCGTATTTTCCAACTCTTGTTAAACTTTGTTGTTTTGGGACTATGGGGTGGAACGTTCCTATCATGGTCTGTCCTTGTTGGTTTTATGTCAGGTGGTATCAATGTATGGATTTCGCTGATTCCAATTATTATGATGATAACGGCCTTTGTTTATCCACTCTTTGGTAAGAAGAAATACTATTGTACATATGTCTGTCCTTTGGGCTCCGTTCAGGAGTTGGCAGGTATGGTTAATCACAATAAATGGAAAATGAGTAAGCGGATGGCACAGTATCTTGAGCATTTTCGAAAGATACTGTTTTGGATATTGATGTTCTTAATGCTTGCTGGTGTATGGTCACAGTGGATGGATTATGAGTTATTTGTAGCCTTTGTTTTTAATTCTGCTACTTGGGTAACTCTTCTGCTGGCTGTCGCTTTTATTTTACTTTCATTCTTTGTTCCACGTCCTTACTGCCGCTTTGTTTGTCCAATGGGAAGTTTCTTAAAACTACCTACAACAAAGATTTCAAAGTGGATATAA
- the gcvPA gene encoding aminomethyl-transferring glycine dehydrogenase subunit GcvPA — MIHKFLPHTNEDIQQMLERIGIRNLNDLYAEVPESIRFKGDYDIPESMSELEIRAFFEKLGQKNNTLICFAGGGVYDHYAPSAIQNLISRSEFLTSYTPYQAEISQGTLHYIFEFQSMMAELTGMDIANASMYEGTTATAEAMMVAFDNAKKADTVLYSETLCKNIIGVLKTYAHFHGIKLKAIKAVDGVTSHDDLRSQMKAGGVAGVIVQQPNRHGIIEDFTGFADTCHDEKALFIINSVAADLALLKTPGEWGADLAVGDIQSLGLPMAFGGPYAGYMCSTEKLMRKLPGRIVGKTLDSRGQRVFALTLQAREQHIRRQKATSNICSNQSLMALYATIYMSIMGKEGVKEAAQISYDGAHYLCEQLVGTGKVKLVYDKPFFNEFLIQLEDCNTFFDKAIKQGILPGIKVDDDKLLIAVTEKRTKEEIDTLVGLL; from the coding sequence ATGATTCATAAGTTTTTACCTCATACAAACGAGGATATACAACAGATGCTTGAGCGTATTGGTATAAGGAACCTTAATGATCTTTACGCAGAGGTTCCTGAGAGCATCCGTTTTAAGGGAGATTATGACATCCCAGAATCAATGAGCGAGTTGGAAATACGAGCTTTCTTTGAAAAGCTTGGACAAAAGAATAATACGCTCATCTGCTTTGCTGGTGGTGGAGTTTATGACCACTATGCGCCAAGTGCCATTCAAAATCTTATCAGTCGTTCGGAGTTCCTAACATCCTACACTCCTTATCAAGCTGAAATTTCACAAGGTACACTCCATTATATCTTTGAATTCCAAAGTATGATGGCAGAACTTACAGGCATGGATATTGCCAATGCCTCTATGTATGAAGGTACGACGGCCACTGCTGAGGCTATGATGGTAGCTTTTGATAATGCAAAGAAGGCTGACACTGTATTATACTCAGAGACATTGTGCAAAAATATCATTGGTGTGTTGAAGACCTACGCACATTTTCATGGTATCAAGCTCAAAGCTATTAAAGCCGTTGATGGTGTAACATCACATGACGACTTAAGGAGCCAAATGAAGGCTGGAGGTGTAGCAGGTGTCATCGTACAACAGCCTAATCGCCATGGTATTATTGAAGACTTCACGGGCTTTGCTGATACTTGTCATGACGAAAAAGCACTGTTTATTATTAATAGTGTTGCTGCTGACCTTGCTTTGTTAAAGACACCGGGAGAATGGGGTGCCGACCTTGCAGTAGGTGACATTCAAAGTCTTGGTTTGCCAATGGCATTTGGTGGACCATACGCTGGCTATATGTGTTCAACTGAAAAGCTTATGCGTAAACTCCCGGGACGTATCGTTGGAAAGACACTTGACAGCCGTGGACAACGTGTATTCGCCCTAACACTCCAAGCACGTGAGCAACATATCCGCCGCCAGAAAGCAACATCTAACATCTGTTCTAACCAGAGTTTGATGGCACTTTACGCTACGATCTACATGAGTATTATGGGTAAAGAAGGCGTAAAAGAAGCTGCTCAGATAAGTTATGATGGCGCACATTACCTTTGTGAGCAACTCGTTGGTACAGGGAAAGTTAAACTTGTTTATGATAAGCCTTTCTTTAACGAGTTCCTTATCCAATTAGAAGACTGCAACACCTTCTTTGATAAAGCAATTAAGCAGGGTATTCTTCCTGGAATTAAGGTTGATGATGACAAGCTCCTTATTGCCGTAACAGAGAAACGTACGAAAGAGGAGATTGATACACTCGTCGGATTATTATAG
- the eno gene encoding phosphopyruvate hydratase, with translation MKIEKVHAREIMDSRGNPTVEVEVTLENGVMGRASVPSGASTGENEALELRDGDKNRFLGKGVLKAVENVNNLIAPALKGDCVLNQRAIDYKMLELDGTPTKSKLGANAILGVSLAVAQTAAKALNIPLYRYIGGANTYVLPVPMMNIINGGAHSDAPIAFQEFMIRPVGAPSEKEGIRMGAEVFHALAKLLKKRGLSTAVGDEGGFAPKFDGIEDALDSIIQAIKDAGYEPGKDVKIAMDCAASEFAVCEDGKWFYDYRQLKNGMPKDPNGKKLSADEQIAYLEHLITKYPIDSIEDGLDENDWENWVKLTSAIGDRCQLVGDDLFVTNVKFLEKGIKMGAANSILIKVNQIGSLTETLEAIEMAHRHGYTTVTSHRSGETEDTTISDIAVATNSGQIKTGSMSRTDRMAKYNQLIRIEEELGACAKYGYTKLK, from the coding sequence ATGAAGATTGAAAAAGTACATGCTCGCGAGATTATGGACTCACGTGGCAATCCTACAGTTGAAGTAGAGGTAACTCTCGAAAATGGTGTAATGGGTCGTGCAAGCGTTCCATCTGGTGCTTCTACCGGTGAGAACGAGGCTCTGGAGCTTCGTGATGGCGACAAGAACCGTTTCTTGGGTAAGGGTGTTCTCAAGGCTGTTGAGAATGTAAATAACCTTATTGCTCCAGCTTTGAAGGGTGACTGCGTGCTGAATCAGCGTGCTATTGACTACAAGATGCTTGAACTCGATGGTACTCCTACTAAGAGTAAGCTTGGTGCTAACGCTATTCTCGGTGTTTCTTTGGCTGTAGCTCAGACTGCTGCAAAGGCATTGAACATTCCATTGTATCGTTATATCGGTGGCGCAAATACTTATGTATTGCCAGTACCAATGATGAATATCATCAATGGTGGTGCTCACTCTGATGCTCCAATCGCATTCCAGGAGTTCATGATTCGTCCAGTAGGTGCTCCTTCTGAGAAGGAAGGTATCCGTATGGGTGCTGAGGTGTTCCACGCACTTGCTAAGCTTTTGAAGAAGCGCGGTCTCTCTACTGCAGTAGGTGATGAGGGTGGTTTCGCTCCTAAGTTCGATGGTATCGAGGATGCACTCGATTCAATCATTCAGGCTATCAAGGACGCAGGTTATGAGCCAGGCAAGGATGTTAAGATTGCTATGGACTGTGCTGCTTCTGAGTTTGCTGTATGCGAGGATGGTAAGTGGTTCTATGACTATCGTCAGTTGAAGAATGGTATGCCAAAGGATCCTAACGGTAAGAAACTTAGTGCTGATGAGCAGATTGCTTACCTCGAGCACCTTATCACAAAGTATCCTATCGACTCTATCGAGGATGGTCTCGATGAGAATGACTGGGAGAACTGGGTTAAGTTGACATCTGCTATCGGTGATCGTTGCCAGCTCGTTGGTGATGACTTGTTCGTAACTAACGTTAAGTTCCTTGAGAAGGGTATCAAGATGGGTGCAGCTAACTCTATCCTTATCAAGGTTAACCAGATTGGTTCTTTGACAGAGACTCTCGAAGCTATCGAGATGGCTCATCGTCATGGCTACACAACTGTAACTTCACACCGTTCAGGCGAAACAGAAGATACAACTATCTCTGACATTGCAGTTGCAACTAACTCTGGTCAGATTAAGACTGGTTCTATGTCTCGTACAGACCGTATGGCTAAGTACAACCAGCTCATCCGTATTGAGGAGGAACTCGGTGCTTGTGCTAAGTATGGTTACACAAAGTTGAAGTAA
- a CDS encoding lactate utilization protein B, whose amino-acid sequence MSTYHSKKAKEFLKNPKKVERHDRTFWSLRQKRDAAAAELPEWEDLREHASRIKEHTATHLADYLEQFSNSLERNGVIVHFAKDAQEFNEMVYGILESHKVKKLVKSKSMLTEECEMNPYLIKRGINVVESDLGERILQLMHLKPAHIVMPAIHLTRDEIGEMFEEKGISKEKGNHDPAYLTRCAREDLRGDFMDADAGLTGCNFGVAATGDCVVCTNEGNADMSTSVPKLHIVAMGIEKVIPDYDSLAVFQRLLARSGTGQPSTAFTSQFRKARPGGEMHVILVDNGRSDMIANKEHWMTLKCIRCGACMNTCPVYRRSGGYSYSYFIPGPIGVDLGMLKNPKLHSGNVSACSLCLSCDCVCPAKVTPGSQIYRWRQSLEKYGTENKEKKMMAEGMKVVYENYHIYDALLRNSSVANHIPESLMDIKLNPWSIGHTMPKFAKKPFHVIFKQAMEELKHE is encoded by the coding sequence ATGTCAACATATCATTCTAAAAAAGCAAAAGAGTTTCTGAAAAACCCTAAGAAGGTTGAACGACATGACCGTACATTTTGGTCATTACGTCAGAAAAGAGATGCTGCAGCGGCAGAATTACCAGAATGGGAGGACTTACGTGAACATGCAAGTCGAATAAAAGAGCATACAGCAACCCATTTAGCTGACTATTTAGAGCAATTCTCTAATAGTTTGGAACGTAATGGTGTTATTGTTCATTTTGCAAAAGATGCACAAGAGTTTAATGAAATGGTTTATGGGATACTTGAATCTCATAAAGTAAAGAAACTCGTTAAATCTAAATCAATGCTGACCGAGGAATGTGAAATGAATCCTTATCTGATAAAGAGAGGAATCAATGTCGTTGAATCCGACCTTGGTGAGCGTATTCTTCAACTCATGCACTTGAAGCCTGCGCATATTGTTATGCCTGCTATTCACTTGACTCGTGATGAGATAGGAGAGATGTTTGAAGAGAAAGGAATTTCTAAAGAGAAAGGAAATCATGACCCTGCTTATCTTACACGTTGCGCACGTGAAGATTTGCGTGGTGATTTTATGGATGCTGATGCTGGATTGACGGGTTGTAACTTTGGTGTTGCTGCGACAGGAGATTGCGTTGTCTGCACTAATGAAGGTAATGCTGACATGTCAACTTCAGTACCTAAATTACATATTGTTGCCATGGGTATTGAGAAAGTTATTCCTGATTATGATTCGTTGGCAGTGTTCCAACGCTTATTAGCACGTAGTGGAACAGGACAACCATCAACTGCCTTTACCTCTCAATTTCGTAAGGCACGACCAGGAGGTGAGATGCATGTAATATTAGTAGACAATGGTCGTAGTGACATGATTGCTAATAAAGAACATTGGATGACACTGAAGTGTATTCGATGTGGTGCATGTATGAATACTTGCCCTGTCTATCGTCGTTCTGGAGGTTATTCATATAGTTACTTTATTCCAGGCCCTATCGGAGTTGACCTTGGTATGCTTAAGAATCCAAAACTGCATAGTGGGAATGTGTCTGCATGCTCATTATGTTTGAGTTGTGATTGCGTTTGTCCTGCAAAGGTAACACCAGGTAGTCAGATTTATCGATGGCGTCAAAGCCTTGAGAAATATGGTACAGAGAATAAAGAAAAGAAGATGATGGCAGAAGGAATGAAAGTTGTTTACGAAAACTATCATATTTATGATGCTTTACTTCGTAATTCATCAGTTGCCAATCATATACCAGAATCACTAATGGATATAAAGCTTAACCCATGGAGCATTGGACATACTATGCCTAAGTTTGCGAAAAAGCCTTTCCATGTCATATTTAAGCAAGCAATGGAGGAATTGAAGCATGAATAA